The Triticum dicoccoides isolate Atlit2015 ecotype Zavitan chromosome 6A, WEW_v2.0, whole genome shotgun sequence genome has a window encoding:
- the LOC119315916 gene encoding chaperone protein ClpB1-like, translated as MTVVAGMTDPVIGRDDEIDRVVCILCRRTKNSALLVGALAVGKTAIAEGLARRIAGGTVPAALAGARVVEVDLGTMVAGTQYRGMFEKRLKDVIKEAEDADGQVVLFIDEVHMLTALGGSMDGANLLKPALAHGRIRCVGATTFDEYHKYIEKDAALERRFQKVHVEEPSTQATICILQGLKQRYEEHHGLKIQDAALVAAAQLAGRYITGRQFPDKAIDLIDEACSTTRIVTPSMMQIDSQRQSSATRAEGVLGPDHVAQIVSRWTGIPIATLDEEEKDKLIHLANRLHERVVGQDEAVNLVAQAVLRARAGLDQSAQPIGSFLFLGPTGVGKTELAKALAEQLFNMEKMLVRFDMSEYVNSGSVLRLIGAPSSYHGHEDGGQLTEKIKTRPYSVILFDEVEKADPSVFNVFLQLLDDGMLTDGKGQTVDFKNTIIIMTSNMGAEHLTAGMNGETTMEEARSLVMEQVQKCFKPELLNRLSEVVIFEPLSHDKLKEVVKIEMKIIIANVANKGISLVASDDALGVILSESYNPMYGARPIRRWVHKNVMTKLSELLVKGEVDEGTMVSVDATTDKKGLEYQVVKKLIEEQGKKPVMEVPSDSYDSDDVVEVFPVAKKAKVVDF; from the exons ATGACGGTGGTGGCTGGCATGACCGATCCGGTGATCGGCCGCGACGACGAGATCGATCGTGTCGTCTGCATCCTGTGCCGTCGAACCAAGAACAGCGCCCTGCTGGTCGGCGCACTGGCGGTCGGGAAGACGGCCATTGCCGAGGGCCTCGCGCGGCGCATCGCAGGTGGGACGGTCCCCGCCGCTCTGGCCGGGGCGCGCGTGGTGGAGGTCGACCTTGGGACGATGGTGGCAGGGACCCAGTACCGCGGCATGTTCGAGAAACGCCTCAAGGATGTGATCAAGGAAGCGGAGGACGCCGACGGGCAGGTAGTTCTGTTCATTGACGAGGTGCACATGCTC ACGGCCCTCGGCGGCAGCATGGACGGCGCCAACCTGCTGAAGCCGGCATTGGCCCATGGTCGTATCCGATGCGTGGGCGCTACGACCTTCGATGAGTACCACAAATACATTGAAAAAGACGCCGCATTGGAGCGACGGTTCCAGAAGGTGCATGTGGAGGAGCCAAGCACGCAGGCAACCATTTGTATTCTGCAGGGGCTAAAGCAGCGGTATGAAGAGCACCATGGCCTCAAGATTCAGGATGCTGCTCTTGTTGCTGCTGCACAGCTTGCTGGCCGCTATATAACTG GTCGTCAGTTTCCTGATAAGGCAATTGATCTGATTGACGAGGCATGTTCCACCACAaggattgtaacgccctcgat gatGCAGATTGATAGCCAAAGACAATCGAGCGCAACCAGGGCC GAAGGAGTTCTTGGCCCAGATCATGTTGCGCAA ATTGTGAGTCGATGGACAGGAATTCCCATCGCCACCCTTGATGAAGAGGAGAAGGATAAGTTGATCCACCTTGCTAACAGGTTGCATGAGCGAGTCGTTGGCCAGGATGAAGCGGTCAATTTGGTTGCACAAGCAGTGTTACGTGCCAGAGCCGGTCTTGATCAATCTGCCCAACCGATAGGATCTTTCCTCTTTCTAGGACCGACAGGTGTGGGAAAGACCGAGCTCGCAAAAGCTCTTGCTGAGCAACTATTCAATATGGAGAAGATGTTGGTTCGCTTTGACATGTCTGAGTATGTTAATAGTGGATCTGTGTTGCGCCTCATTGGAGCACCTTCGAG TTATCATGGTCATGAAGATGGTGGGCAACTGACTGAGAAAATCAAGACGCGCCCGTACAGTGTCATACTCTTTGATGAGGTGGAGAAGGCTGATCCGTCGGTGTTTAATGTTTTTCTCCAGCTCCTTGATGATGGTATGTTGACTGATGGCAAGGGACAGACCGTGGATTTCAAGAATACCATCATCATTATGACATCAAATATGGGAGCAGAGCACCTAACAGCAGGAATGAATGGAGAAACAACAATGGAAGAAGCACGCAGTCTTGTTATGGAGCAG GTTCAGAAATGCTTCAAGCCCGAGCTTCTCAACAGATTGAGTGAGGTGGTGATATTTGAACCTCTTTCGCATGACAAACTAAAGGAGGTAGTCAAAATTGAGATGAAGATTATTATTGCCAATGTGGCTAACAAGGGCATCTCTCTAGTTGCAAGTGATGATGCGCTAGGTGTCATTCTATCAGAATCATACAACCCA ATGTATGGTGCAAGGCCCATAAGGAGGTGGGTGCACAAGAATGTCATGACAAAGCTCTCGGAGTTGTTGGTCAAAGGGGAAGTCGATGAGGGCACTATGGTTTCCGTTGATGCTACGACCGATAAGAAGGGGCTGGAATATCAAGTGGTGAAGAAGTTGATAGAGGAACAGGGCAAGAAGCCAGTGATGGAGGTTCCTAGCGACTCCTACGATAGTGACGATGTGGTCGAGGTCTTTCCCGTAGCGAAGAAGGCAAAGGTGGTGGACTTTTAG
- the LOC119317344 gene encoding FT-interacting protein 3-like, with product MAGVLPRFGPFGPLPAYDEFGIKETRPRLPGGRTGGYDLVERMEYLYVRVVKARELKWGGGEFDPLAEVKLGSYSCATRHIEKTAGPEWNDVFAFSRERLQASFLEVFVRGRGFAKDEYVGRARFDLGDVPVRVPPDSALAPMWHHVFDGNGERCGEVMVALWIGTQADECFPLAVHADAAFAVDAKLAAHIRCKQYTVPRLWYVRVNVIEARDVAFADKARVGELFVRSRLSAQVLRTKTCVSRLPSYGWNEDHLFVAAEPFEDHLIISVEDRVKVDKEEVIGHVHIPFSDFERRWDTRPIRPRWYNLVQPEGATKIDKFSCKVCVRLCLEGGYRVLSEPIHYLSDVRPAARELWHGRPPIGLVELGIHHAFGLSALRARNGRGSCDAYCVAKYGSKWFRTQTVIDSLAPRFHQQCFWEVHDHCTVLTVAVFHNCQIGEKGGLATGDPVKDVLLGKVRIRLSTLETGRIHTHAYPLISLHAGGIKKMGELHLAVRFSSTSTLGLLQTYSQPHLPPMHYHCPLSVVQQERLRREAVAVIAHRLGRMDLPLRRECVEHLCEAHGHRWSMRRSKAHFFRIVSALAPLFAAIKWFVDVCHWRNPVTTVAVHIIYAMLVCCPNLILPTFFLYKFCLGLWNYRRRPRHPWHVDTKVSHAVTAHLDELDEEFDEFPTARPHEVVRMRYDRLRSLGGRIQEMVGDVASHVERARCVMTWRDPRATAMYLLVCLCLAVVTFVAPFQAVALLSGFYLMRHPSLRQRLPDVPANFFRRLPCKVDCLL from the coding sequence ATGGCCGGCGTCTTGCCGAGGTTCGGCCCCTTCGGCCCGCTGCCGGCCTACGATGAGTTCGGGATCAAGGAGACGAGGCCCCGCCTCCCCGGCGGGCGCACCGGCGGCTACGACCTGGTGGAGAGGATGGAGTACCTCTACGTGCGCGTCGTCAAGGCGCGGGAGCTCAAGTGGGGCGGCGGCGAGTTCGACCCGCTGGCGGAGGTGAAGCTCGGGAGCTACTCCTGCGCCACGCGCCACATCGAGAAGACCGCCGGCCCCGAGTGGAACGACGTGTTCGCCTTCTCCCGGGAGCGCCTGCAGGCGTCCTTCCTGGAGGTGTTCGTCCGCGGCCGGGGCTTCGCCAAGGACGAGTACGTCGGGCGCGCGCGCTTCGACCTGGGCGACGTGCCGGTGCGCGTGCCCCCCGACAGCGCGCTCGCGCCCATGTGGCACCACGTCTTCGACGGCAACGGGGAGCGCTGCGGGGAGGTGATGGTGGCCCTGTGGATCGGCACGCAGGCCGACGAGTGCTTCCCGCTGGCCGTGCACGCGGACGCCGCCTTCGCCGTGGACGCCAAGCTCGCCGCGCACATCCGGTGCAAGCAGTACACGGTGCCGCGGCTGTGGTACGTGCGCGTCAACGTCATCGAGGCCCGCGACGTGGCCTTCGCGGACAAGGCCCGCGTCGGCGAGCTCTTCGTGCGCTCGCGCCTCTCCGCGCAGGTGCTCCGGACCAAGACGTGCGTGTCCCGCCTGCCGTCCTACGGCTGGAACGAGGACCACCTGTTCGTCGCCGCCGAGCCGTTCGAGGACCACCTCATCATCTCCGTCGAGGACCGCGTCAAGGTCGACAAGGAGGAGGTCATTGGCCACGTCCACATCCCCTTCAGCGACTTCGAACGCCGGTGGGACACACGCCCGATTCGCCCGAGGTGGTACAACTTGGTGCAACCAGAAGGAGCCACGAAAATCGACAAGTTCTCCTGCAAGGTCTGCGTCCGGCTCTGCCTGGAAGGCGGGTACAGGGTCCTGTCGGAGCCCATCCACTACCTGAGCGACGTCCGGCCGGCGGCCAGGGAGCTGTGGCACGGGCGGCCTCCCATTGGCCTCGTGGAGCTCGGCATCCACCACGCCTTCGGCCTTAGCGCTCTGCGTGCGCGCAACGGGCGAGGCTCCTGCGACGCCTACTGCGTGGCCAAGTACGGCAGCAAGTGGTTCCGCACGCAGACGGTGATCGACAGCCTCGCGCCGCGGTTCCACCAGCAGTGCTTCTGGGAGGTGCACGACCACTGCACCGTGCTCACCGTCGCCGTCTTCCACAACTGCCAGATCGGCGAGAAGGGCGGCCTCGCCACCGGCGACCCCGTCAAGGACGTCCTCCTCGGCAAGGTGCGCATCCGGCTCTCCACGCTCGAGACCGGCCGCATCCACACGCACGCGTACCCGCTCATATCCCTCCACGCCGGCGGCATCAAGAAGATGGGGGAGCTCCACCTCGCCGTGCGCTTCTCGAGCACGTCCACGCTGGGCCTGCTCCAGACCTACTCGCAGCCGCACCTGCCGCCGATGCACTACCACTGCCCGCTGTCCGTGGTGCAGCAGGAGAGGCTGCGGCGGGAGGCGGTGGCGGTCATCGCGCACCGGCTGGGCCGGATGGACCTGCCGCTGCGGCGGGAGTGCGTGGAGCACCTCTGCGAGGCGCACGGGCACCGGTGGAGCATGCGGCGCAGCAAGGCCCACTTCTTCCGCATCGTGTCCGCGCTCGCGCCGCTGTTCGCCGCGATCAAGTGGTTCGTCGACGTCTGCCACTGGAGGAACCCGGTGACGACGGTGGCCGTGCACATCATCTACGCCATGCTCGTGTGCTGCCCCAACCTCATCCTGCCCACCTTCTTCCTCTACAAGTTCTGCCTGGGCCTGTGGAACTACCGGCGCCGGCCGAGGCACCCGTGGCACGTGGACACCAAGGTGTCGCACGCCGTGACGGCGCACCTGGACGAGCTCGACGAGGAGTTCGACGAGTTCCCGACGGCGCGGCCCCACGAGGTGGTGCGCATGCGGTACGACAGGCTGAGGAGCCTCGGGGGCCGGATACAGGAGATGGTCGGCGACGTGGCGTCGCACGTCGAGCGCGCGCGGTGCGTGATGACGTGGAGGGACCCCCGCGCCACGGCCATGTACCTGCTGGTCTGCTTGTGCCTTGCCGTGGTCACGTTCGTCGCGCCGTTCCAGGCGGTGGCGCTGCTGTCCGGGTTCTACCTGATGCGCCACCCGAGCCTCCGGCAGAGGCTACCCGACGTGCCGGCCAACTTCTTCCGGCGCCTGCCCTGCAAGGTGGATTGCCTGCTTTGA